The proteins below are encoded in one region of Triticum aestivum cultivar Chinese Spring chromosome 1B, IWGSC CS RefSeq v2.1, whole genome shotgun sequence:
- the LOC123098090 gene encoding uncharacterized protein yields MSQDLGFEGLPQDIVHRIHSLLPVQEAARAACASRGLLHSWRCYSNLTLNCETLGLTHKKFEERETYIIDKVDKILKNHYGNGVKVKTLKLHLAPCNNIKAACLDVWLQVTVKSGIKELDLAMPLLMKEKYNFPCSVLSDEAAASSIQSLGLWGCSFHPTSTLGLLRRLKCLQLTLVDISEEGLGLLLSKSSSLEQLVLFFCSGITCLQIPCTMQQLNFLSITECRSLKMVEIDAPNLCSFYCVGTLIEISIRNSFQLTTVNLSCILLSDARARLPSILGTVESLTLRSRTENAKVPTLASKLPCLKHLDIELLGPTMAFPPFRNITDFPKSYDVFSLVSFLDASPTLDSFILRVEQGALRSDFGFGDDHEYLRQRLEGRHNCLRQVTITGFCPSKSLVQLLIYILESAPSLERLTLDTTYRYDRRSGTTSRWSSSRKIGQCSPMCRTYLPGARRAVEAACRCIAGRVPPNVEFEVLEMCSRCHDTCLHI; encoded by the exons ATGAGTCAAGATCTTGGTTTCGAGGGACTCCCACAG GACATCGTACACCGTATACATTCCCTTTTGCCGGTGCAAGAAGCCGCGCGTGCTGCCTGCGCGTCTCGTGGGCTTCTACATTCCTGGAGATGCTATTCCAACCTCACACTCAACTGCGAAACACTTGGGTTGACCCACAAGAAGTTCGAGGAAAGAGAGACCTACATCATTGACAAGGTTGACAAAATCCTTAAAAACCATTATGGCAACGGGGTGAAGGTGAAGACACTTAAACTTCATCTTGCCCCTTGCAACAATATCAAAGCCGCATGCCTCGACGTGTGGCTCCAGGTCACCGTTAAGTCTGGGATCAAAGAACTTGACTTGGCAATGCCTTTACTCATGAAGGAAAAATACAACTTTCCTTGTTCCGTTTTGTCTGACGAGGCAGCTGCGAGTTCGATTCAATCTCTTGGCCTTTGGGGTTGCTCTTTTCACCCCACGTCCACACTTGGCCTCTTGAGAAGATTGAAATGTTTACAGTTGACTCTTGTGGACATTAGCGAGGAAGGATTAGGCCTATTGCTCTCAAAatcttcttcccttgagcagctgGTCCTCTTCTTTTGTAGTGGGATAACTTGCCTGCAAATACCTTGTACAATGCAACAACTCAATTTCCTTAGTATTACAGAATGCAGGAGTTTGAAGATGGTAGAGATCGATGCTCCAAATCTCTGCTCCTTTTATTGTGTTGGGACCCTGATAGAAATCTCCATTAGAAATTCTTTTCAGCTTACGACTGTAAATTTGTCATGCATTCTTCTATCTGATGCTCGCGCCAGGCTACCATCCATCCTAGGAACTGTCGAGAGCCTTACCCTGCGCTCTCGTACTGAG AATGCTAAAGTTCCAACCCTGGCCTCCAAGCTCCCCTGCCTCAAGCACTTGGATATTGAACTCCTTGGACCAACAATGGCCTTCCCACCTTTTAGAAATATAACGGACTTCCCCAAGAGCTATGATGTCTTCTCTTTGGTTTCATTTCTTGATGCTTCTCCTACTTTGGATTCCTTCATCCTGCGC GTAGAGCAGGGTGCCCTTAGATCCGACTTCGGTTTTGGAGACGACCATGAGTATCTGAGGCAGAGGCTAGAGGGTCGGCACAACTGCCTCAGGCAGGTGACAATCACGGGGTTCTGTCCATCAAAGAGCCTGGTCCAACTCCTAATCTACATCCTTGAGAGTGCGCCCTCGCTCGAGCGTCTGACGTTGGACACAACCTACCGCTACGACAGGAGGTCGGGTACCACTAGCAGATGGTCGTCCTCAAGAAAGATTGGCCAATGCTCGCCGATGTGCAGGACGTATCTCCCCGGAGCTCGTAGAGCCGTGGAAGCTGCGTGTAGGTGCATCGCCGGAAGAGTCCCCCCAAATGTTGAATTTGAGGTCCTGGAGATGTGTAGTCGATGCCATGATACATGCCTCCATATATAG